In one Plasmodium cynomolgi strain B DNA, scaffold: 0323, whole genome shotgun sequence genomic region, the following are encoded:
- a CDS encoding hypothetical protein (putative) gives MHHDFIQNVSGSKYTQNLNVFEQGKFFTDPNMNEYKNISMKLFRNLLLLAERNYKGENFFKYCDILYIWIYYEIKKRGLTNSIIEASFKELVKYITENLKKLSCPYFSFHEKIQKPEKLIKLRLFQYNTSTFQNILNDIHEPSNCWCLEYVYECINIYKDMNKEFCATKEKMITYKDTCNILENFNTIYSNYFREENKVIYELPLLTDTTTATHTPTFTHVTRCSSNKEKSEPYSSAVDQSSSPKHTSISTAVGTMAGIPPFLVLIYKVIIIYS, from the coding sequence ATGCATCAtgattttattcaaaatgtgaGTGGAAGCAAATATACGCAgaatttaaatgtttttgAACAGGGTAAGTTTTTTACCGATCCTAATATGAATGAGTATAAAAACATATCTATGAAACTTTTTCGAAATTTGTTGTTATTAGCTGAGCGCAATTATAAAGgtgaaaacttttttaaatattgtgatatattatacatttggatatattatgaaataaagaaaaggggTCTTACTAATTCTATTATTGAAGCATCTTTTAAAGAGTTAGTTAAATATATAACGGAAAACCTTAAAAAACTATCTTGTCCTTATTTCTCAtttcatgaaaaaattcagaaaccggaaaaattaataaaattacgcTTATTCCAATATAATACATCtacttttcaaaatatattgaatGATATACATGAGCCAAGCAACTGTTGGTGTCTAGAGTATGTCTATGAgtgtattaatatatataaagataTGAATAAGGAATTCTGTGcaacgaaagaaaaaatgatcactTACAAGGATACTTGTAACATActagaaaattttaatacaaTTTATTCTAATTATTttcgtgaagaaaataagGTAATTTATGAATTACCACTTTTAACTGatactactactgctactcATACTCCCACTTTTACGCATGTAACTAGATGTTCATCGAATAAGGAGAAATCAGAACCATATTCCAGTGCTGTTGATCAATCAAGCAGTCCTAAACATACTAGTATATCCACTGCTGTTGGAACAATGGCTGGAATACCTCCCTTTTTAGTGCTAATATATAAggttataataatatatagttGA